In Pseudorasbora parva isolate DD20220531a chromosome 1, ASM2467924v1, whole genome shotgun sequence, the DNA window TTATTACTACACTGGATTAAATATTACACAGCCATGGGAGGTTATTAAAAGTAGGTTCTTTCAGACACAATCTATCTTATCTCTAACTCCACTACATTACAATATTCATTAACACAGAGTCTAAAGTGCAAAAATATCCCTGTTCAAACATTCACTGTTTACAATCCGTGCATGCATGTCTAATGTGTGCAAAACTACAGCAGATTTAGAACCACTATAACAATTAAATATAACAGATAAATACAGGATATAGTCTTACATCAGGAtcagaaatcaacttttccatTAAGGGACAATATTTTGTCCCCTGGGACTGATTTTGTAATGATGTCGATAAACGGAATATATTACAAACGTTTGTGTTTGTGGagaaactgcatttttttttgtctgatttatgcgcattagaaaatcatatctTCACATTGTTTATCTTTGTAGCATGACCAACAAAACGTGTTATTTAAATTGGGAATAAGTGAAGTTCACAacataatttcgggaggagtgaacccatctaatctttcaattagcAACGTACACAAACGCAAGTTCGAGAGGCGTgaacccatctaatctttcaatcaaCCGCAAAGCATATAAGCAGCCTCCTACCTCTTTCAGGCATCAGTCGTTTTGCTTCATCCGGACAAACCATGTCCGATCATCTGGAAATACAACTTTTTCCGTCAGACGACGACGAACTTTTCAGCATCCCAGAGACGCCTACCTCTCCTCCTCAACCTCAACCAGGCATTTCCACCCAGGATAGCGATCCACAGCTTGAGCGACCAGGACGTCATCTCAAGCGTTCGTACAAACCACGTACAAGAAGACCACTCTCTCCTCCTCCATCAAGAGTCGCAGCTTCTTCCATCTCTCCTTCTCAGCCTCCCCAGTCTTCATCTCTGCCTACTGGCTTAGAGGTTCCGTCATTTCCTCCCATTTCGAAATGGACGGTAAACAGTCTCCGTCAAGCACTCGCTAATGCAGGTGTCCACTTTCCACGCAGATCAACAAAGATCCAACTTTTCGAGCTATTGGCAAGTGCAAATAACACTCCCAGTCCTCCTGAACTTCCTCCAAAAAACCCCAAGAGAAAAACTCGATGCACTGCAGACATTCGTTTTCCCCCGCCGCAGCAGGGAAATCTCTCCCAAACGCAGCACGCTATCCCCATAGCGACCGCTCGTACTTCCGGGTCCGCCGCCATAGCGACCGTTCACACTTCCGCGTCCGCTCCCGTCTCGTTCCGGCCAGCAACAGCGGCTGCTGAAAATAGTTCCGCAGCGGACCACGCTCCAAACAACCCTCAGGTTTCCTTCACAGGCTTAAGAGCTTCCAGATTTGAGACAGTAACCCCTTCTCAATTATTGTCTTTTCCTTCAGCTGCTAATTTCCATCTCAATTCTTACCAAGGGGCAGAATCCAGCGTGAGGTTGCCTCCGCTGAATATTCCGCCCCCCCTACACTTTCCTTTCTCTTCAGGTGGTGGGGACAGCGCGAGGATGCCTCCGCAGTCTTTCCCACTTCTTTCTTTCCCTTCTGTCTCCCACTCTTTTCCAGCAGCAAACCATACCAGTCAAGAAACGCTTGCAAGGATACCCCAAGCTCAGCCCTCCATGTCTACAGCCCCAGCTCGCTGGCCTTCCCATACCCTCTCGTCAGCAGTACTCCAACCACCTCCTCCCCATGCAGTAGCCCAGGAACCTCCACCAGTGTCGTCACAACTTCGCTCCCAAATTCTCGCAGGTGCAGATATAGATCTTCCTTCTCTCCTTACATCAGTCCCCACCAACGAATCCCATCGTTCTTTTGAATGCGGTCCCCTAACCATACACTTAAAAGATTCCACCCCAACTACCAAGCGAGTACTCACTTTTTCAGAATTCTGCATAGCTTTCAGCAGACTAACAGACGTCATAAGTGCTGTCTTTCCCACAAGACGCAAAGAGCTCAACGACTATCTTTCAATCATAGCGGAGCTCAGCCTTTCTTTCGGTGGTAGTCATTTTTACACCTACCACAAACTTTTTTCTGCTAAATGTGCTGCTCGTATCACCCATTGGAACCAATGCCTATATTGGGGTGCTCTCGACCTGGAACTTTACAATAACGTTTTTCTAGGCGTGCGAAGCATTTCCTGTGCCATTTGCAGGTCAAGCTCTCATCCAACTTCTTCTTGTCCTCAAATAACAACAGATCCCCCAACTCCTCTGGAACCACAAGCGCCCAAGTCTACATCCTACGTTCCCCGTCAAGAAACGAAAACACCATCAGTTTCAACTCAGGGAAACAAGTTTGCAACAACTTCAACAACTTTGGCTGTGTTAGACAACGTTGTCGTTTTCTCCACATTTGCAGTTTTTGTGGTGGAGCTCATGCTCATTCTGCATGTCCTGTACGACGTTCTTCAgcaaatagaaataaaaacctAAAAAAGTATCTCTCTTCCCCTATCATCATTTCTTCTCTCGCAAACGAATTAAAAAACCATCCAGACAAAAACGTTACACACTACCTCATTTCAGGCTTGAAAGAAGGTTTTGATCCAGGTTTGGAAAGCCTACCAAACTCTAGTTTAATCTGCAACAATCTCCAGTCAGCCTCAGCTGAACCAGACACAGTAGAGGCCCTTATCAAAAAAGAAGTGGATTCCGGCTTCATGATTGGTCCTTTCAATTGCCCCCCTTCGAACTTTTCCGCATAAATCCTATAGGGATAGCCACCAGAAAATTCTCAGGCAAAAAACGCATCATAATTGACCTTTCTGCCCCGCATGGAAAAAATCAACCAAGTATCAACAGCTTAATCCCCCTAGAAGAATTCTCACTGCAATATCATGACATAGACCAAGCTATCAATCTCATTAAACATGCCGGCACAGCGGCCTGGCTCGCAAAGGTCGACATTACTTCAGCTTTCAAGGTCATGCCCATCCACCCTGATTTTTGGCATTTATTCGGCATTCGTTGGCAAGAACAATTTTTCTTTGCAGTCCGTTTGACTTTCGGCTGCAAAAGCAGCCCAAAAATATTCGATACTCTATCTGAAGCTCTCTGCTGGATCCTACAAAACAACTACGCCGTTCCTTTCCTCATTCATCTTCTCGACGATTTTCTCATAATCTCCCCCAGCCAGTTTCCCCCAGCAGAACATCTAACCATTGTCCAAAAAGTCTTCTCACAGTTAGGAGTCCCCCTCTCCCCGGAGAAAACCTTGGGCCCTTCTACATCTCTGGAATTCCTGGGAATCAATCTCGATTCCATTAAATTTCAAGCTTCTCTTCCCAAGGAGAAGATAGACAGAATAATAGCCATTTCTCTAAACCTGCTAGAAGCCTCCCACTGCACCAAACGAGACTTGCTCTCTCTTTTAGGGCATTTCAACTACGCCATGCGTATAATTCCCCAAGGCAGGCCTTTCATTTCACATCTTTTGACCCTCGCTACTGCAGCCCAAGGTCTCGAAGACCTAGTCGAACTAAACCCCCCTTGTCGTTCAGATCTTAAACTTTGGACAACATTCCTAAAGCAATGGAACGGGCTCACATTCTTCTACGACAATTTTTTGTCCCAAGCCAGCGACCTCAATCTTTTCACAGACGCCGCCCCATCCATAGGTTTTGGAGGTTACTACGAAGGCCACTGGTTCGCCTCAACCTGGCCTCCTGAGCTAACCCTTTCCCCCCATTCCGACCAATCCATCGCATTGTTCGAGCTATATCCCATAATCGTAGCAGCCCATTTATGGGGCTCGAACTGGTCATCAAAAACCATTTCCTTTTTTTGCGACAACCAAGCAGCAGTTCACCGCATAAACAAAGGCCGTTCTAATGCCCCAAAAATCATGCCCCTACTGCGACGCCTCATTTGGATATCTGCCTGTAACCAATTTATTGTGAAAGCTGAATATATCCCAGGGCATAAAAACCAAATCGCTGACGCTCTTTCTCGCTTTCTCTTCTAGAAATTCAGAACATTGGTTCCAGAATCAGACTACAACCCGACACCAGTTCCTCCCTATTCAGAACTCATATTCCCATAGACCACCCCCTCAGTCATCTGCACACCCTTTCCATGGAATTAATATTACAAGCTGTTTCTCCAAGAACTCTTCGATCCTACTGGACAGCCTGGAATTCCTTTAAAAACTTCCATACAGTTTACAATTTAGCGTTCCCAGATTTTTCCCTCCTTTCTATAACTTCTTTCATTTCCCACATGAACAGTTCCAAGTCCATTCAGCCAGGATCTATTAAAGTCTACCTCAGCGGCatacatttctttttcaaaatcatCCATGGTCACGAGTGCCCTGCCATCTCAAATCCCCAGACATCTCTTCTCATTAAAGGCCTACAAAAAACTCACCCAACCAAATCCGACACCAGGCAACCTCTTACCATCGACCTCCTAGGCAAATGCCTGACTACCATCCGCTCCGGGGTTTTCCCTCCGAACATAACCCGAACCCTGGACGCCATGTTCATTTTAGCCTTTTTTGGCTTTCTCCGTGTTTCAGAATTTACAACCAATTCCACTTTCAATCCAGCTAATCATGCAACCATCTCAGATCTCAAAATTTTAAACCATGACACAATTCGATTCAACATCAAACAGAGTAAAACCGACCAACTAAAACGAGGTCATCCAGTCTTCATTTTCAATCTACCAACACCCATCCAGCCCTATCAGTCCCTTGCTGCATTCCTATCTCAAAGGCATTCACAAACCAATTCTCCGCTCGCACCTTTATTCCTCGACGAGAACAACTACCCAGCATCCAGACATTGGTTCCAGAGAAAACTAAAAACCGTCCTCGCCAGATCAGGAATTTCCATTAAAAACTTTTCCTCCCACTCGTTTCGCATAGGAGCAGCTACCACAGCTGCACAAAAAGGCCTATCGGAAACCCAGATTAAAATGCTAGGTCGTTGGACGTCCCACACTTTCGAATCCTATGTAAGATCAAACCTCTTCCACATTAGACAAGCCCACCAAACTCTCACAACCTCATAAATCTCGCTGCTTGCCAAGCCCCGCAGGGCTTTTCATACATCTGGTTGCAGTGAGGTCCCTCCCGTTCAATCGGGTTTGCCACCACGCATGGCGTGGGCTCTCCCTTTTGAATTGCAGTGTGGGCCCCCCCAACCAGATGCAACGCAGGCTCTCCCGTTCGAATCGCAGTGTGGGCCCTCCCGTTCGCTTAAACAGGAGCTTTCATGTCTTATGTTTACCATGGGCTCCCAATTCGAATTGCAGTGAGGGCCCTCCCGTTCGAATTGCAGTGTGAGTCTCTTTCGTTCGGGTGCAGCATGAGCACTCCCTTTCTGAATTGCAGTGTGATCCTTCAGTTTTCTCTATCTTGAGGGCTCTCCCGTTCAGATCGCAGTGAGGGCTCTCCCATCCGAACAGTGGACTGGAGGAACTCAATATTCGTCCTTGGGTAGTTGTGGGCCATCATGTTCTCACGCGGTGTGGGCCCTCGCCTCAGGGGGAGGGAAGCACTGCGTCAAATTCCCCATCGCAGGGTCTCTCTTTCTGTGGCGGGTGGCGTGGTTATCGCTTGGGAGCAGTTTTGGCCCGCTTCTTCAAGGACAAGGACCTCCTTCCTCACTCATGACATCAAGGGCTCCCTGTTATTCCAGCCCGGGGGGTCCCATGTCACGAATGCTAAGGCAGGACGTACCCAACCTTCACCCCCTTTTTCCCCTCCAGTCCAAAcgctgctcccgcaggagcaaCTAGGAgcgtcactgccgcagcagtgctcgCCCACGACCCAGGTCGATAAACGCAGCAGCGAGATGCTTCATACAATACCACACATCCTCAGCTTCTCATTACCTCTCGTAACTTAATTTTTACTCTTTTGGGGGCCGCCTTCCGTAATCAAACTGAAACTCCAGAGCAAACACTGCCATCAATTCCACTCGCATATTACCAGCTTGCTGTCCTAAATCTATTTTGCTTTTTTGGGGGGTAAATCTAAGCTCGAGTTGAAGCAGCGCCCTCGAGCCCCTCCACCgtggacagcaagccaaatatgTTTAAACCTTATCAGCTAAAGAGTATATGGGTAAACGAACTCGTGAAGTGAAGTTCACAacataatttcgggaggagtgaacccatctaatctttcaattagcAATGTACACAAACGCAAGTTCGAGAGGCGTgaacccatctaatctttcaatcaaCCGCAAAGCATATAAGCAGCCTCCTACCTCTTTCAGGCATCAGTCGTTTTGCTCCCTCCACCTCCCCAACTCCACCTACTTACATTCATGTTTACCTTTCTCTTCTTCCTAGCACTAGTAGTCCCCGGGGGGGTAAATCTAAGCTCGAGTTGAAGCAGCGCCCTCGAGCCCCTCCACCgtggacagcaagccaaatatgTTTAAACCTTATCAGCTAAAGAGTATATGGGTAAACGAACTCGTGAAATTATATTAACCTACTGAAAGTGAGCAAAGAATGTTCCCAATGTTCAGAATGTGAAACTGTTCAGGTACAGCTCAGGACAAGAGCACTTGAGACCCCGGCGAACCAGGTCCAGGCAAATAAACCTTATAAATGTGTGTGAGGAGGACACATTACACACTTCTTGGAGGGATGCCCCGACAACAAAACTCTTGACGGCATACTTTGAGTGGAACCGGTTCACACTGGCAGAGGCGAGGGAAGACCACATGCCTCGTAAGCCATAGGAATTGCTTCCAAAATCTGGCTGCTGATCTCTTTTGGGGACACAAAGCACACAAGCAACTGGTCAGTCTTTCTCCACTGAGGAGTCTTACAAATATATTAGTCAAGGACCCTAACAGGGCAGAGTAAGTGTAACTTCTCATGGTCCTCCAACACATGAGGAGGAGAGGCCTGTAGGACTATAGACAGGGCCACATTGTGGGTACGGGGAAACTCTAGCCAGGAGGAGGCAACTGACTGGGCCTGCAAATCTTTTAAGGGACATTATCACCAGCAAAAGTGGCATCTTTAAAGCGAGCCAAGTCCAAAAGCTTGAAGGATGCCAGGGGCAACCCTTCTAAAACCATGGCTAGATCTCTTGCCGAGACTCAAACATGAGCAGAGTTACGACCCCTGGCTCAAGGGAACCAACAAAAACAAGGGACACAAGCAAACCAAATTTTAAGctcaaaaatatgtttattaacTAAATTAAGGAAACATCAAGGTCCAAGACCAAAGATCCTCCAAGTTCCTCCAAATCCCCCTTGACTCAACTGGAGATCTGCATCCGTACCACATTTTCTGAACCTCTGACATGTCAAATATCCAGACAGAAGGACTGCAAAAACAGTGGCCGCGGCGCTGCAGCTGTCttcctctgaggaggtggatgtCTGCAGCGTTGATGCAGGTGCTGAAGACTCTCCACTTCAGACCCCTGCCAGAGAGGAGCTCATGGAGGTTTTGAGCAGAGCGGTGGCCAAGGTAAACATTGACTGGCCACAAGAGCACAATGAGCAAGCCTCAGTAAAAAGCAGGCTCGACGAACATTTTCTCCCAGCCCATTCTGCTCTACCTCCACTGCGGAGCCTGCTGTTTTTCACTGATCTCCACACTTAGGTGTCGAGATCGTGGAAGCGGCCCATGTCTTCACGAATTTTCAGTCCCCATACATCTGTCTACAGGAATATTTCGGGGCTAAAAAAAGACACGGCTATGGTTAGATGCGTAGGCTTGAAGAGACACTCATGAGCCATCTCTTGCCCGAGTCTGCATCGGCCATAAAAGCTCCATCTTTGCCCACTAACCGTTTAAAGACACCTTtagtgggcaaagcgtactctgCATCAGGTCAGACCGCCGCATGTCTGCACACAGTGTCCATCGTGCAGGCacaccaggctgacctgctaagAGACCTGGGGGAGAACCATGAGATCAGGCTGAACAAAGCCTCAGAATCAGTTCATAAGCAGAACAACAGATGAAGCTTCTCTCCCTGATAAAAGAGATGCTTTATCTAAACGGGACCTTCCTGGATAAATAAATACTCAATGACATGGCTTTCTGTTTTCTACTGAAtataattttattcatttatttgccCTAACAAAATGCTCATGATAATATGATGCATTATCATTCTCTACATGCTAACACATTTTGCTAATTTATTAAACGCACTGTTAATGGGTTTGTCTGTAAATGTGTAATGTTACAGAGATGTTAACAAAGCAAACTCAGAAAACACCATATAAATAAAGCATCTGTTCCTCTCATAATGCCTACGGAAAACACGTATCACGTGATATCAAATTCTGACCTTATTAATAAACCATATGTAGGGAAAACTAAATTGATGTGTGCAgaatttgatattttaataagctAAGTTTTGCATTTCCTTTAAGGTTTTCTATGGCAGGAAAATGCTTGACGTGTAATAAACGCGTTGATATCATTGTCTCAGTATGTCTTCATCATCGATCCATATTTTCATATTGATACATTTTATACAGTCGTTCCATTAGGAAAAATCCTATAACTTCAGTGTCGGAGCGACAAAATCTGTGTGGGTATAAGCTATTCAATCACCTCATTGTTACGGGGTGTGTAGATGCCAAGACGAAGGAGAGTACAAGACTTCCAAACACAAACGATCTAACGAGGGGACTGACTGCGGCGGGAAAACTACAACAAAGGAACATGTAACAAAACTGAAACCAGGAAGGACATGGAGAAAACACGGCAGACAAAGACAAGACATGTAAcactcataacacacacacacacacacgttttttaTTACTCAAAACCACACCCCCACAGTTAAACAGATATGAAGCCATTAATCCTCTGAGGTGTTTTGTTGAGCGGCCATGTCAGAGTGAAAGGAAAGTCCTGAGGAGAATCAGGTGCTTTGATCGGGTCAGATTTTCGTCCATTTCATCGATTATGTTGAGCTTCTAAACGCCAGATTAAATGAGTCTTCCTCTCCGGTGAGTTACTCCACAGTCTCATCAAATATATTGCTCATGTTACTCACGTGTTTCTGGAGCAATCCCtgagtctctgtgtgtgtgtgtgtgtgtgtgtgtgtgtgtgtgtgtgtgtgtgtgtgtgtgtgtgtgtgtgtgtgtgtgtgtgtgtgtgtgtgtgtgtgtgtgtgtgtgtttcctcaggaaTGATGTCGATTATCACCCTCGCTTTACTGATGAATCTCCTCATAGAGACTTCTGGTGAGAACaggtttaataataatacactttATTGTATATCAAGTCAAggcactttatacaataaaactgaaaaactgacaaaaatacaacaaaaagaGAATATAATAATAGGTAATATagatattaaatgatatttatTATGAGCAAAACCCAACACATCTGCAGATCTACAGTATGAGCCTGATGCCATTTAATACAACGACGTGTTATACACCAAGCAAACAATAATCGCTAAAAATATCTGACTTTTTTGTCAttgcttatttattattaactcAGCATTGTTTGTATTAGAGAGAAAAGAATCACTTCATCTGATGTTAAAGTGAATAAAATAGGAATAAAATAATTCCACAACTTCTGACCTTTGTCCTCTCCCGCCACACTAGcaggtgtgtgtgaatgtagatgagataaggtgtgtgtgtgtgtaccaaaCCAACACAAGGGGGGATGGGGGAAATCTTTCTTAAAACTATTTGTTTTTTGCCCCGCttgcatttttattgttttacttCTTAAACAATTACTTTAagaatatataattatattatttacaatacacaatgtggtttttaatcatattttatttCCAACCCCACACCCCCCCACGCGCAATTTATGGTTATGTATGGCGTGTGTgatcttctttttttcctttttttccttttttccctTTAACatcatgattattattacttacAATCCCAATtccaaattgtgaataaaacagaatgcaataatgCGGAAGTTTCAAATtccaatattttattcagaatataacatagatgacatatcaaatgtttatactgagaaaatttataattttaaggggaaaagaagttgattttaaattgcaTGGCATCAGCAACATCTCATGAAGTTGGGCCAAGGCCATGTTTCCcgctgtgtgtcatcccctcttctttttatatccgtctgcaaacgtctggggactgaggagacgagctgctcaagtttaggaataggaatgttgtcccattcttgtctaatacaggcttctagctgctcaactgtcttaggtcttctttatcgcatcttcctctttatgatgcgccaaatgttttctaatggtgaaagatttggactgcaggctggccatttcagtgccggatccttcttctatgcagccatgatgttgtaattgatgcagtgtgtggtctggcattgtcatgttggaga includes these proteins:
- the LOC137088621 gene encoding uncharacterized protein, whose protein sequence is MPPQSFPLLSFPSVSHSFPAANHTSQETLARIPQAQPSMSTAPARWPSHTLSSAVLQPPPPHAVAQEPPPVSSQLRSQILAEIQNIGSRIRLQPDTSSSLFRTHIPIDHPLSHLHTLSMELILQAVSPRTLRSYWTAWNSFKNFHTVYNLAFPDFSLLSITSFISHMNSSKSIQPGSIKVYLSGIHFFFKIIHGHECPAISNPQTSLLIKGLQKTHPTKSDTRQPLTIDLLGKCLTTIRSGVFPPNITRTLDAMFILAFFGFLRVSEFTTNSTFNPANHATISDLKILNHDTIRFNIKQSKTDQLKRGHPVFIFNLPTPIQPYQSLAAFLSQRHSQTNSPLAPLFLDENNYPASRHWFQRKLKTVLARSGISIKNFSSHSFRIGAATTAAQKGLSETQIKMLGRWTSHTFESYVRSNLFHIRQAHQTLTTS